DNA sequence from the Saimiri boliviensis isolate mSaiBol1 chromosome 5, mSaiBol1.pri, whole genome shotgun sequence genome:
CTCCGCCCCGCCCCTGCGCCCTCCTCCCTCGCGCCtgcccctctcccccaccccgccttctCCCTCCCCGCCCCTGCGGCGCATGCGCCGCGCTCAGATAAAAGTCCGGCTTCGGCCAGAAACTTCAGTTTGTTGGCTGCGGCAGCAGGTAGCAAAGTGTCCCCGAGGACTTGAGTGCTCCAGTGGCCACCGCGTCTGGAGAACGAGCGGTTACCATGGAGGGCATCAGTGTAAGTCCAGTTTCAACCTGCTTTGTCATAAATATACAAACGCTTGAACTTAGAGCGCAGCCCTTCTCCGAGCGGGCAGAAGGGGCCAGGACATTGGAGGTACCCGTGCTCCAAAAAAGGGTCACAGAAAGGAGTTTTCTTGACCATGGCTGTATGGGCGGGGTAACAGGATTGGAATCTTTTTCGCTGTAAGTACAGGAGAAACGACTGGAAAGAGCGTTCCAGTGGCTGCATGTGTCTCCCCCTTGAGTCCCGCCGCGCGAGGCGGCTTGCACGTTGTTTGCAAACACAAGAACATTCTGTGCACAAGCGCAGAGAAGGCGTGCGCTCTGCCCGGGGACTCAGACCACCGGGAAGCGGGGTCTCTCCTCCGGGAAGCGGGGATTTCTTGGAGCGAGTTACGTCCTCTGGATTTAGAGGCAGAGGGCGGCGCGCCTGGGCTAAGTTCCCAGAAGGAGATTGCGCCCCTTTTTAACTTAGGGGATAAGCGGCTGTTGCTGTTCTCAACGTTGGGTGTGTGGTTGTTAAACTCTGTGCGGCCGACAGAGCTGTGCCAGTCTCTGGGCACAGTAGGCAGAGGGCGGGAAAGGCGGGTGGATCCACCGCGCCGATCCTCTGAGGGGATCGAGTGGTGGCAGCAGCTAGGAGTTGATCGGCCCGCGCGCTTGGGGATTGAGGGGGAAACCTCTCAGGTGTCCGAAGCGCGGCGCTTCCCCACGACCGCGAGTGGGTCCTGCAGTTCGAGAGTTTGGGATCGTGCAGAGGTGGTGGGATCAGAGAGGTGGTTTGACCTCCTCTTTGACACCGCGCAGCTGCCAGCCCCGAGAAGTGGGCTCCGGGGACTGGGGGGACCGAGGCGGTTAGGACCGCACCTGGGCTACCCGGTCGCTGCGGCGAAGACGGGCAGGTGCAAGTGGGGAAACCGTTTGGCTCTCTCCGAGTCCAGTTGCGATGTTTAACCGTCGGTGGTTTCCAGAAACCTTTTGAAACCCTCTTGCTAGGGAGTTTTTGGTTTCCTGCAGCGGCGCGCAATTCAAAGGCGCTTTCGGCGGAGCCGCCCTGTCTCTCCCCAGCACCCTGTGGGACCGAGCCTGCTGGCGCGTCGCCCGGCTGAGCCTCTGCAACCCTGCTTGTGGGCGGTAGGCGTGGGCGTGGTGGGCAGCCATGGCGGTCCAGGGCTGGACGACCAGGCCCCCAGCGTGCCCACCGCCTGGAGGCTTCCAGCTGCCCATCTCCGGCCGGGTTAACTGGATCAGTGGCCGGGTAATGGGAAGCCACCCGGGAGAGTGAGGAAATGAAACTTGGGGCGAGGACCACGGGTGCAGACCCCGTGACCTTCTCCACCCAGGAAAATGCTGCGTTCCCTAACGTCCCAAAGGCGCCAAATGGTAAACACGAGGATGGCAAAAGAGACCCACGCCCGGGAGGAGCGCCCGCTTGAGGGGGGGAGGTGGCGTTTGTTCATTTTCTGACGCTCCCGCCCAATATACCCCAAGCACCAAAGGGCCTTCGTTTTAAGACTGTATTTTCTCTACACTCTACATGTTGCTTGAAGGGCAGAATGGTTTGTGTTTAGGCAGGCGtgggaaaataatgtttttgcgCCTTAGGAGAATGAGTCTTTGGGacgccccctccctcccccagtgctcctccctcccctcttccctcccttggGGAAAAACTTCTTACAAAAAGTTAATCTCGGCCCCTTCTCGCTgcagccaccccacccccaacaccgCCTGGGAGTGGCctctttgtgtgtattttttttttcctccaaggaaggtttttttcttccctctagtGGGCGGGGCAGAAGAGTTAGCCAAGATGAGACTTTGAAACCCTCAGCGTCTCAGCGCCCTTTTGTTCTAAACAAAGAATTTAGTAATTGGTTCTACTAAAGAGGGATATAATGAAGTCACTATGGGAAAAGATGGGGAGGAGAGTTGTAGGATTCTACAGTAATTCTCTTGTGCCCTTAGCCCAGTACTTCAGAATTTCCTGAAGAAAGCAAGCCTGAATTgctttttttaattgcctttttaaaaaaaatttttttaacttggatAATGCTTGCTGAGTCGAAAGTGAATGTCCATTCCTTTGCCTCTTTTGCAGATATACACTTCAGATAACTACACCGAGGAAATGGGTTCGGGGGACTATGACTCCATAAAGGAACCCtgcttcagagaagaaaatgccCATTTCAACCGGATCTTCCTGCCCACCATCTATTCCATCATCTTCTTGACTGGCATAGTGGGCAATGGATTGGTCATCCTGGTCATGGGTTACCAGAAGAAACTGAGAAGCATGACGGACAAGTACAGGCTGCACCTGTCAGTGGCCGACCTCCTCTTTGTCATCACACTTCCCTTCTGGGCGGTCGACGCCGTGGCAAACTGGTACTTTGGGAAGTTCCTATGCAAGGCAGTCCATGTCATCTACACAGTCAACCTCTACAGCAGTGTCCTCATCCTGGCCTTCATCAGTCTGGACCGCTACCTGGCCATTGTCCACGCTACCAACAGTCAGAGGCCAAGGAAGCTGTTGGCTGAAAAGGTGGTCTATGTGGGCGTCTGGATCCCTGCCCTCCTGCTGACTATTCCCGACTTCATCTTTGCCAACGTCAGTGAGGCAGATGACAGATATATCTGTGACCGCTTCTACCCCAATGACCTGTGGGTGGTTGTGTTCCAGTTTCAGCACATCATGGTTGGCCTCATCCTGCCTGGTATCGTCATCCTGTCCTGCTATTGCATTATCATCTCCAAGCTGTCACACTCCAAGGGCCACCAGAAGCGCAAGGCCCTCAAGACCACAGTCATCCTCATCCTGGCTTTCTTCGCCTGTTGGCTGCCTTACTACATTGGGATCAGCATCGACTCCTTCATCCTCCTGGAAATCATCAGGCAAGGGTGTGAGTTTGAGAACACTGTGCACAAGTGGATTTCCATCACCGAGGCCCTAGCTTTTTTCCACTGTTGTCTGAACCCCATCCTCTATGCTTTCCTTGGAGCCAAATTTAAAACCTCTGCCCAGCATGCACTCACCTCTGTGAGCAGAGGGTCCAGCCTCAAGATCCTCTCCAAAGGAAAGCGAGGTGGACACTCGTCAGTTTCCACTGAGTCTGAGTCTTCAAGTTTTCACTCCAGCTAACAAAGATGTAAAAAGACTTTTTTTATACgataaagaacttttttttaagttacacatTTTTCAGATATAAAAGACTGACCGATACTGTACAGTTTTTATTGCTTGTTGGATTTTTGTCTTgtgtttctttagtttttgtgaggtttaattgacttatttatataaatattttttgtttcatatggATGTGTGTCTAGGCAGGACCTGTGGCCAAGTTCTTAGTTGCTGTGTGTCTGGTGGTAGGACTGTAGAAAAGGGAACTGAACATTCCAGAGCGTGCAGTGAATCACGTAAAGCTAGAAATGATCCCCAGCTGTTTATTCATAAATAATCTCTCCATTCCCGTGGaacatctctttctttctgttcttaaGAGGTTGGGTTACACTATGTGATTTTGCTGTAGAAGATGGCACTTATTACCAAAGCTCAAAGTGGTATAGAAATGCTGGTTTTTTGGTTTTCAGGAGTGGGTTGATTTCAGCACCTACAGTGTACAGTCTTGTATTAAGTTGTTAATAAAAGTACATGTTAAACTTCCTTAGTGTTATGTTCTGATTTCTGTTGACATTTTTTTGGCtggcagaagacaaaaataataatagataacatttatataatttgcaAAGTACTATCCTAGGTATTTCATTGCAATATTTTACTCAACCCTTACCACAACTCTGATAGATTCTGTTACTAATTACATTTTATggaagaggaaacagaggcacagagagccTAAGTAACTTGGTCAAAGGCATGTAGTGAATAGTAAAGCCTGTATTTCCAACCAGGTAACGTGACTTAGGAATTCGAAGCCTTAACCACTTTAAATTCAGATGGAAGTTTAGAAATGGCCAGCCAGCACCCATTGGTATGAAAGATCGTCTTTCAGAAGGATAAGCCTGTGTAGAGAGGAAAATGTATGCAATAGTGTTGGGATTTTACTCCACCATCCCCTTGTGAAACCCAGGTCTGTGCAATGCCAGGCCTTGTGTGCTTTCTCATACAGTCTCCGTGGAGTAGATCACCACCACTCCCTTTCCACAGACAAGTGAACTGAGATTCAGACACTTCCCATACATTGCACTTTCAAGGGGGCAGAGCCAACAACTAAATCTGTTTATTGTTCCAGCCCTTGCTCTTGACTATCACCTACTATTGTCCTTCAGAACACCTGGGCATAAGTCAACTGAACTGCTAATAAAGAAAGCCAAAAGTGAATGTTTTCTTCGTAAAATTAACCATGACCAAAATACCCCTTCTTGCAATATCTTCTATGCAAATCTCAACACTTTTATTCTTAAACTATTACAACACCTAGCACCTCCTCAAGGACTCAGCCAAGCAGCTACAAGCTAATATTGGTATTTATTAGAGTCAGACGGCAGGTCCACTGAAGCAAGCTCCCTGTTGCTCATATTTTGCACAAGATTTTGGAGTCTTATGTAACCACCCATAGCTATTTACACGACCATTGTGCAAGCCTCAGGCTCTTGAGCAAATTTCAGCTCCGGTTTCCATTTAAAGATAATTTCTAAACCAGCCATACCTACCTCACGTTGGAACACAGACAGGGTACTCCAGGCATGCACTCAGATAATAAGTAGGATATAATTACAGCAATATTTGGTCTACTTTTAGTAATTGTTTCTGGCACAGAAAATCCATTTTGGAGGAAAAATTGCAATGCCTTATCTTTCTGAGGCAAATCACATTTGTTCAAGGCAAATTATAGGTCCTGTGAAGGGAAATAACTTAATTACTTAAAATAGAATCCAATTTGGCTGTGCATTTTTGCTGCCGTCTATGGATCTGGGGTAATTCAGAGTGGTATTCCTATTCCACTTGAGGACACAATTAGATTTCAGATAGGAAATTATCTTGAGGTTTCTTGGTTTTCCCTGGGAAGCCTAATTGGATCACCCTTCATTTAAGCATAGTTTTACATGTACTCTCTCAAAGGCTTAGTCTTAAAGCCATGACCGTTGAGACAGACTTCACTTGAACCctctctataaatatttattctccGGGAGACAATAGAAGAAATCCTTGGAAggcatgctttttctttctcatcttggCTTGAAACCTCCCTACCCCAGATTCCTCTCCTTTGCTGTGGAGTCACAACAAAAGGAACTGAGCCGAAACAAAATTCCCAGTGTCACCAGTCTTAATGGATACTTTATTCTCCCTTGGAACAAAGGTGGAATAGCTCTTTTtcgaaaagaaaaacaagctttGGCTCTCTCCCTGCCCCAAAAGTGTGTCCCTCACCCTCATCATTCTCTGTCCCACCCCTGCCATGTTAGAGCATCTCCAAAGCGTTCCCTGTGTGGTGGTTTGTCTGGCAATGCGGGGAAACCCGGTCTGCTAGCCAGCCCTTGCATGAAGTAGCTGATTGTTCCCTATCCTCATCCCTTATGAATGGGGCCCTTGAAGGTCGGTCATGTAGATCCAGTTGTATAATGGaagctaaaatatttaaattgtatgCATGCTGCCAACAACAGCATTAATATGACATCTAACTTATTAATAACATTAAGCCTGTAACTAGGGGggaaagtggatttttttttcttgcaaagcCTTTGTTTTCCTAAAATGACACTTGACAATTTATCCCCCACTACTGTGGGCTTCCCAGCCCCCTTTTACAATTATGCTGACGTTAAAATAATGATTCTGGGATAGTCCTTTGGGGAGATACCCTACAGGCTTTACCATAATAACTGAACTGTTTGTGACGTTCTCCTAGCTATTGTCACATATTAAATAAAGGCTCCAGAACAATTGAGCTGTCATTATTCCCTGATAATACTCATTTAGAAAGGGCAAGGATCCCTGGAGACAAACTTGAgattactttggaaaataatccaGGCATCCCCCAAcatgtagaaatgtaaaattgcaACCTTGCAGCCTGGCATCGTAGGAAATTGTTCCAGCCACGTTGAGGAAGTCACCCCTGGCTGCCAGTGTGACTTGGCCAGTCAGTGCTGGAAAGACTCGTAGGCAGCCAGATAGATAGCATTCCCATGGGCACAGGCTCAGAGGGAGGCTGGTGCCTTAGGACCAATAAAATAGTTGAAATGAATTCTTTAAACGCAATGGTCATCAACTAGGGAGCAATTCGCCCACCAGGGAACATTTGGTAAGGTCTGGAAACATTTGGGGTCATCATATTGAGGAAGTAGGGGGGCACAGAGAGAGGCAGTAGATGAGGTGCTagtggcatctagtgggtagggGCCAGGGATGCCGCTCCTGTTACTAATTCTGCTTCTGTTACTAAttacattttatagaagaggaaagagagacacagaaagccTAAGACATCCTACAACACACAGGACAGCTGCCACAACGAAATCATCTAGCCCAAAAGGTCACTAATGCTCAAAATTGAGAACCCTTCTTTTAAGGTAataataattatcaaaataagGTTATAGCCAACCAGTATAATTCTCTGAAATAGCATGAATCCATAAAATGCTTGGtgtttgctatggtctgaatgttagTATCCTCTCAAAATtctcatgttgaaatcctaaccctcaggatgatggtattaagagacagggtctttgggaggtgattaagtcataagGGTGCAGCCCTCACAATTtgtagtgcctttataaaagagatcCCAGAAATCTAGCTAGCCCCTTCTGCTGTATGAGGAAACAGCCAGgaggtgccatctatgaaccagaaagtgggcCTTCACCAGACACAAAATTTGCTGGTGTCTTGAACTTGGGCTTCcaagccttcagaactgtgagaaataagtttctgttgtttacatGCCagccagtctgtggtatttcattatggtAGCCAGAACCGACTAAGACATTATCACTGGACAGGGTTCTAGGGTGTCACTTCAATGCATTCTACTCGTTCCCACCTTACCTAATTCCCACAATTCTCTTCCACACTTATTTCAGTGTTACTTTGTCATCATGACAtctttctctttgcttattttcttctctcacagGAATATCAGCTTCTCAAGGGCAGGGATGCTGTcatttcttctctgttctctgATGGACTGCCACATGCTGTGCTAGGAAGCCATcctacaaaggaaaataaatggtaaaatgCTGGGGATCCTCATTCTCATCAAATACCTGTCTCTCTAAAGCCCACGATgtttactcatttaatcctcaccactgCCTGTGACTCAGTTTTAAACACttcccatttttctccttttatttaaaaaaatgagtgatGAGGTACCAGCCTATTGTTCCATTGCCTGCAACTGTCTTGTAttaatttaaatcaattttatcAAGTCcaacaatgaaaatattctaaaaccttCTGAAAATCCTTCTTTCAACTGAAAATGCAAGGTGGCTACAGGCTGACTTGAGGGATCCATAATGTGAAGAAGTCACAGAAGGGACAGAGTTtttcaaaatcaaacaaaaggTGCGCAACCAAGCTACACCAGGTGCTGTGTGTTTATCTGGCAGAGTCAGTCCACTATTAAGTTGATTTACATATTACAGTTCAATTAACCAGAACCCAACTCATCAACACTCTTAATTAAAGGGAATTACTTCCTCGTATTTGACTCTGTCTGAAGAAAAGTAATGTATATTGAAATTCCAGGCACTCTCATATATAAGATGTAAGACTCCCAGTGATATTGCCAGCTCCATTTTCAGGCGAGGGCACAGGCGAAGTTTAACTACAAATAAAGGGGTTAATATTCTTTCCACTACACACACCGTAAACGTGAAACAAAAACAGGACAACCAAGTTCTAGGGCACGTCTTCACATCCTCAATATACTCGATGTAAACTCcctatcttttctatttctaggtcggGTCCTATGTGATAGCAACAACAGCTAACATTGACCTTGAGGGCTTACTACACTCCAAGGGACTTtgattatttaatcttcataacagccCTACACAGCAATTATTATTACttgcctattttacagatgggcaaaCTGAAGCATAGAACAAAGCTTAAAATTGACCCAATGTCACATTTTATAAGTGGTAAAGCCTGCATTTGAACCAGGCAGTCTGATACCAGAGTGTACCTTCCTAAGCACAACAGGAACTTTATTATTTACCATGATGTTAGTCAAtgttcaggaaaataaataaggtCAAAAACAACCTTCGTGTTCTTCAGTACTTTTCAGGGTTGAAGACTAGACACTCACCTATTGTCCTTTTGTGTGACAAAGCAGACACtgtcattttagaaagattttcacTATTCGTGGTTGAAATAAAATGGATTTCAAGTTAACCTGATACActatgcctggcatatagcaggAGCTTCATAATATTTTGTGGAATAGGCAAATGAATCAACACCCATGAATTTCTATTCTTGGGAGCACATAAAATTctctaagttttgttttgttttgtttttgagacagggtctcagtctgacacccaggctggagtgcagtggtgcaaacatggctcactgcagcctcgaacctcctgggctcaagcaagtctcccacctcagcctcctgcacaaccatgcccagttaatttgtatgtttgttttgttttgttttgtcctgtAGAGACGGGAGTCTCACCATCTtacctagactggtctcaaactcctgtactcaagcgatcctcccacctcagcctcccaaaatgctggaagtaaaggcatgagccaccacacctagccccaAGTATTCTGATTAATGTTTCTATGTGTGACTTGACTTCCTTCCTTCGCTCCTTCATTCTTTCACGATCATTCACTTACTGAACCATTTACCGAACAACACTCTGAACCAGGCAAGTATGAAAGCTGCTCATGATAGAGTGGCAGATGTAGTCCTTTGATGTTCTAGACATGCTGGAAAATGAGCTAAAGACCTCTCAGACTTTCCAGTTTCCAACATCTTAAGAACTCCAAGataccacccacccacccaattTTCCCATTATTTCATACCCCTTCAGTCTTGTTCCCACTCAATCCCCATTTAAGAGGTATCACATCTCAGCCCACCTCACAAGCTGGGTGAGAGGCCCCCAATCCTTGTCTTCCTTCCTGCTTTACCAGCCCAGAGGAAGCTGTTCACGTCATGAAGATAAGAGCAGAAGTCCTGCCAA
Encoded proteins:
- the CXCR4 gene encoding C-X-C chemokine receptor type 4 isoform X1 is translated as MEGISIYTSDNYTEEMGSGDYDSIKEPCFREENAHFNRIFLPTIYSIIFLTGIVGNGLVILVMGYQKKLRSMTDKYRLHLSVADLLFVITLPFWAVDAVANWYFGKFLCKAVHVIYTVNLYSSVLILAFISLDRYLAIVHATNSQRPRKLLAEKVVYVGVWIPALLLTIPDFIFANVSEADDRYICDRFYPNDLWVVVFQFQHIMVGLILPGIVILSCYCIIISKLSHSKGHQKRKALKTTVILILAFFACWLPYYIGISIDSFILLEIIRQGCEFENTVHKWISITEALAFFHCCLNPILYAFLGAKFKTSAQHALTSVSRGSSLKILSKGKRGGHSSVSTESESSSFHSS
- the CXCR4 gene encoding C-X-C chemokine receptor type 4 isoform X2 gives rise to the protein MIYTSDNYTEEMGSGDYDSIKEPCFREENAHFNRIFLPTIYSIIFLTGIVGNGLVILVMGYQKKLRSMTDKYRLHLSVADLLFVITLPFWAVDAVANWYFGKFLCKAVHVIYTVNLYSSVLILAFISLDRYLAIVHATNSQRPRKLLAEKVVYVGVWIPALLLTIPDFIFANVSEADDRYICDRFYPNDLWVVVFQFQHIMVGLILPGIVILSCYCIIISKLSHSKGHQKRKALKTTVILILAFFACWLPYYIGISIDSFILLEIIRQGCEFENTVHKWISITEALAFFHCCLNPILYAFLGAKFKTSAQHALTSVSRGSSLKILSKGKRGGHSSVSTESESSSFHSS
- the CXCR4 gene encoding C-X-C chemokine receptor type 4 isoform X3 — protein: MGSGDYDSIKEPCFREENAHFNRIFLPTIYSIIFLTGIVGNGLVILVMGYQKKLRSMTDKYRLHLSVADLLFVITLPFWAVDAVANWYFGKFLCKAVHVIYTVNLYSSVLILAFISLDRYLAIVHATNSQRPRKLLAEKVVYVGVWIPALLLTIPDFIFANVSEADDRYICDRFYPNDLWVVVFQFQHIMVGLILPGIVILSCYCIIISKLSHSKGHQKRKALKTTVILILAFFACWLPYYIGISIDSFILLEIIRQGCEFENTVHKWISITEALAFFHCCLNPILYAFLGAKFKTSAQHALTSVSRGSSLKILSKGKRGGHSSVSTESESSSFHSS